The following coding sequences lie in one Rutidosis leptorrhynchoides isolate AG116_Rl617_1_P2 chromosome 6, CSIRO_AGI_Rlap_v1, whole genome shotgun sequence genomic window:
- the LOC139851295 gene encoding cyprosin-like — translation MGTQIKASLLSMFMLFLLSPTSSSAPNNGLVRVGLRKMKSNQLNLFGRPSTTNYGILKYFNDSDIDNIPLDNYMDAQYYGEIGIGTPPQPFTVIFDTGSSNLWVPSSKCYLSVACFVHQKYKSGQSSSYKKNGKSAAIQYGSGSISGFFSQDSIMLGDLVVKEQDFIEATKEPGFTFVAAKFDGILGLGFKEISVGDVDPVWYNMVKQGLVNEPIFSFWLNRNADEVEGGELVFGGVDPNHFNGEHTFVPVTHKGYWQFDMCDVLINDNTTGFCSEGCAAIADSGTSLLAGPTKAINEINQAIGTAGVMNQQCKTLVDDYGKTILDMLLSETKPEKICSELNLCSFDGSHHTNMLIETVVNKNNGKSSSVHDQMCNLCEMAVVWMENQIKRNESEEEIIHHVDQLCERFPSPMGESGVDCNNLSSMPNISFTIGGKNFVLSPEEYILKVGEGEEAQCISGFTALDVPPPRGPLWILGDVFMGKYHTVFDYGNSQVGFAESA, via the exons ATGGGTACACAAATCAAAGCGAGCTTACTTTCGATGTTCATGTTGTTTCTTCTGTCACCTACTTCATCTTCGGCTCCTAATAATGGTTTGGTTAGAGTTGGACTTAGAAAGATGAAATCCAACCAACTAAACCTATTTGGTCGACCTTCTACAACAAATTATGGTATCCTTAAATATTTTAATGATTCAGACATCGACAATATTCCGCTCGACAACTATATGGATGCTCAGTATTATGGTGAGATTGGTATCGGCACTCCACCTCAACCATTCACTGTGATTTTTGACACCGGAAGTTCTAATCTGTGGGTCCCTTCTTCAAAGTGCTACCTATCA GTAGCTTGCTTTGTTCATCAAAAGTATAAATCTGGTCAATCGAGTTCCTATAAGAAAAACG ggAAATCTGCTGCAATTCAGTACGGAAGTGGTTCAATCTCAGGTTTCTTTAGCCAAGATTCTATCATGCTTGGTGATCTTGTTGTTAAAGAGCAG GATTTTATCGAGGCAACTAAAGAACCGGGGTTCACTTTCGTAGCAGCCAAATTTGACGGTATACTCGGCCTTGGATTTAAAGAGATCTCTGTGGGAGATGTTGATCCTGTTTG GTACAACATGGTGAAGCAAGGTCTAGTTAATGAACCTATATTTTCATTCTGGCTTAATCGCAATGCTGATGAGGTTGAAGGGGGTGAACTTGTTTTTGGTGGGGTTGATCCCAATCATTTTAATGGTGAACACACATTTGTCCCAGTCACTCATAAAGGCTATTGGCAG TTTGACATGTGTGACGTCCTTATCAATGATAACACAACTG GATTTTGCTCCGAAGGGTGTGCAGCAATTGCTGATTCTGGAACCTCTTTGTTGGCTGGTCCAACG AAAGCTATCAATGAAATCAATCAAGCCATTGGCACTGCGGGTGTTATGAACCAACAATGTAAGACATTGGTCGATGACTATGGAAAGACTATACTTGACATGTTGTTGTCTGAG ACCAAACCTGAAAAAATCTGCTCTGAATTGAATTTATGCTCCTTTGATGGCTCTCATCATACCAA CATGCTAATTGAGACTGTGGTTAACAAGAATAATGGAAAATCATCAAGCGTACATGATCAGATGTGTAATCTCTGTGAAATGGCGGTTGTTTGGATGGAAAATCAGATAAAGCGAAATGAGAGTGAAGAAGAAATAATTCACCATGTTGATCAG CTGTGTGAACGCTTTCCTAGTCCAATGGGAGAATCTGGGGTTGACTGCAACAATCTTTCCTCCATGCCCAATATTTCGTTTACTATTGGCGGTAAAAATTTTGTTCTCTCCCCTGAAGAG TACATCCTTAAAGTCGGTGAGGGAGAAGAAGCTCAATGCATAAGTGGATTTACTGCTCTTGATGTGCCACCTCCTCGCGGACCTCTATG GATCCTGGGAGATGTTTTCATGGGTAAGTACCATACGGTGTTTGATTATGGTAATTCGCAAGTTGGGTTTGCAGAATCAGCTTAa